The genomic interval ACCCGGAATCCGAAGTGCTCGCCGTATTGGGCGATGAGCGATCCGACGCTTCCGACCCCTACGACGCCGAGCGTCCTGCCGGCGGGAGTCCAGCCGTCGCGCCGGGCCAGCGCTGCGAGCGCGGCCATCACGTATTGCAGTACGCCCCGGGCGTTGCATCCCGCCGCCGTCCGGATTTCGATCCGGTGTTCGCGGCAGTACGGAGAGTCGATGTGGTCGTGCCCGATCGTGGCCGTGGCGATCAGCCTGACCGGGGTCCCGTCGAGCAGGCGTCCGTCGCAGCGGGTGCGGGTGCGGATAATCAGCGCGTCGGCGCGCAAGGCGTCGGCGTGCGAGATTTCGCTTCCCTTGAGGTACTCCATGTCGGCATAGGGTTCCAGTACGCCTTTCAGGAACGGAATGTCGCAGTCGGCAATGATATGGGGTTTGTCGGTCATCTCCTGAGCGCTCTGCATTTATCGTGCCCGCAAAGGTAGCAATAACTTCCGAAACTTGTTTGCCCCGGGAGCGTTTCTGCGGGCTCGCGCTCCTTAGGCGTTCCGGATGGGCGGCGCATGGGAAGATGGCCGGAAGATCGAGGCCGGTTTCGGAGTGCGCGGTGATCGGGCCTGCGGCGTGCTCCCGCTACGGAATATCCGGATTGAAGAACACCGTTTCGTTCGCCGGATTTGCAGTGAAAAACCCCGCCGCGAAAGCTCGCGGCGGGGTCACCCAACTTAATGTAATGATTATGAAAAAAATTCCCCGACCCCGTTATCGCAACGCTATCGGAAATCTGTCTATAGAACGGAACGGAGCGCCGTCGTATTGTACGCTCCGGAAACGAATCGGCGGCGCGGCCGCGTTCCGGCTGAGGATCGGGCCGGGGAATCGGGAGTAGGACGGATCGTTTATCTTTGCTAACTTTGCCTTGCCGGCGGCCCGGCGCGAAACGACGGGTTTCGGGCCGCTGCCGGATCAGAAGCGACGATTATGGAAGAGAAAAAAACGGCCCGTATCCCGGACGGTTTCGATCCGAACGGTCCGGGCATAGCCAACGGCAACTATTTCGGATTGCCCTTTGCGCCGGAGGAATCCTCTCTGGTGCTGATTCCCGTGCCGTGGGACGTCACCGTGTCCTACCGCGAAGGGACGGCGCTCGGTCCCGGGGCGATACTGGACGCGTCCTTGCAGGTCGACTTGTACGACGTGCATTGTCCGGGTGTATGGAAACGGGGGATTGGCACGGCCGAACTGGACGATACATGGCCGCTGCGCAGCCGGATGCTGCGCGAAGAGGCGCGTCGCGTGATCGAGCATTGGGAGACGGGCGGATCGCCCGACAGCGAATCGCTGCGCCGGCGGCTGAGGCGCGTCAACGAAGGGGCGGAGAGGCTCGAGGCCGAAGTGTACGCCGAGGCCAGCCGCTGGCTGGATGCCGGCAAGACGGTGGGCGTGGTCGGCGGGGAGCACAGCGTGCCGCTCGGGCTGATCCGGGCCGTCGCCGAGAGGCATCCGGGGCTCGGCATTCTGCACGTCGACGCGCATGCCGACCTGAGGGAAGCCTACGAGGGCTTCGTGCGCTCGCACGCCTCGATTATGTTCAACGCGCTGCGCGAGGCTCCGTCTCTTGCGTCGCTCGTGCAGGTCGGCGTCCGGGACTTCTGCGACGAGGAGGCCCGTCTGGCGGCGGACGATCCGCGCGTGACGATGTTCGACGGACCGGGGCTGTCGGCCTCGAAGTTCGCCGGCGAAAGCTGGCATTCCCTCTGCGAACGGATCGTCGCCCGGTTGCCGCAGCAAGTGTACGTGAGCTTCGACATCGACGGCCTGACCCCGCAGTATTGCCCCCATACGGGAACGCCCGTGCCCGGAGGGCTGACTTTCGACGAGGCGGTCTATCTGTTGTCGCGCGTCGCGGCGTCCGGGCGCCGGATCGTCGGGTTCGACTTGTGCGAAGTGGCTCCGGCTCCTTCCGGAGATGACGAGTGGGACGCCAACGTGGGAGCGAGAATGCTGTACAAGCTCTGCCTGTTCGCGCTGTCGTCGGAGTGACGGGCGTCTTATGGTAGGGCGGTGCGGTCGGCCGGATGCGGAGCGTTGAGGTCCGGATCGTTCGGGGGCGGGCGGCATTCGTACGATAACAGTATCTGTGGAACGCCTTTTGCGTGGCGGAAGGCCTGAGCGCCGGCTCGCATGGTGCGAGAACCGGAATATACCGGAGCGATGACCAGAGCATTCGATTTCAGGCATAAGCGCAATTTCTACAACCGCCTTGCCCGGCTACGGAAATTTGTCCGCAGCCCGTGGGCCGGAGGCGTGGTGCTGATCTTGTTTACGGTGCTGGCGCTCGTGCTGGCCAATCTTCCGTGGACCGCGTCCGCTTATCACCATCTGCTCGAAGCCCGTCTGCGGATCGGTTTCGACGGTTTCTCCCTCGACGAGCCGCTCGAGGCGTGGGTCAACGACGGGCTGATGGCCGTTTTCTTCTTTTACGTCGGGCTGGAGATCAAACGGGAAGTGATCGCCGGCCGTCTGTCGGGCCTCCGGCAGGCCGCGCTTCCTTTGGCCGCTGCGCTGGGCGGTATGGTCTTTCCCGCGCTGATCTACTTCGCGATCAATCCGTCGGGGCCGTATGCCGTGGGATGGGGCGTGCCGACGGCGACGGACATCGCCTTCGCGCTCGGCGTGCTGTCGCTGTTCGGTCCCCGCGTGCCCGTTTCGCTGAAAGTGTTCCTGACGGCGCTGGCCGTCGTCGACGATCTGGGGGCGATCGTGCTGATCGCCGTTTTCTATTCGACGGGGATCGATTACGGCCTGCTGGCGGCGGCCGGAGGGGTATTCGCCCTGCTGCTCGTGCTGAACCGGCTGAATGTCTACCGGATGTGCCTGTACCTGATTCCGAGTATCCTGCTGTGGGTGCTTTTCCTTCATTCGGGCGTCCATGCGACGATTGCGGGCGTGCTGATCGCGATGACGATTCCTGCGACGCCTCGCTATTCCAAGCGCTATTTCGGCTACAAGAGCCGTCATTGCATGGACGACTTCCGCCGGCACGACCGGGAGGGGGCCGAGGTGTTGTCCAACCGCGCGCAGATGGAGGACCTGGAGCGGCTGAGCCGGGTGGCCCTCCAGTCGATCAGTCCGTCTCAGCGGCTGGAGCACGGGCTGCATCATACGGTCGCGTTTTTCATCATGCCGGTCTTTGCGCTGGCGAATGCCGGCGTGACGGTAGACGGGCTGGGCGATTTGCGGGTGCTGGCTTCCGGACAGGGACTGGGCGTTTTTCTGGGCCTGGTGCTCGGCAAGCCGCTGGGCATTTTCCTGTTGAGCCGTCTGTGCGTGCGGCTCGGATGGGGAGCGCTGCCCGAAGGGGCTACGTGGCGCGGCCTGCTGGCCGTCTCGTGTCTGGGCGGAATCGGGTTCACGATGTCGATTTTCATCAATACGCTGGCTTTCGGCGATCCGGTCTACGTGGCGTCGGGAAAGATCGCCGTGCTGGCGGCGTCGTTCTCCGCGATCGGAGTCAGCTTGTTGGGCATGAGGTTTCTGATGAGGGGAAAAGCTTTGGAGACGGAGTAAAATAATTCGATGTTTTTTTTCGAATATGCAGTATTATTCACTTAATTTGCTTATGTTTGCATTCCCGCCGCGAAGTCGGAAGGCGCGCGGGTACGCGGAAGCGAGAAACAATTCAATTCAAATAATGATTGGTTAAGAAAATGAAAAAGTTACTTATTTTAGGCGGCGCGGCAGCTCTCGTGTTCAGCTCGTGCGGCACCAAGGGAGGAAATCTCAAGAACGTAACCGACACGCTGGCCTATACGATGGGCATGGAGCTCGGCGAGTACGTCAAGAACATGGACAGCGTCATGGAGATGAAGTTCGATCTGGCTACCGTCGTCGCTGCGATGAAAGACGTAGCCAAGGGCGACACTTCGGTGATGACCCGTCAGCAGGCCATGGACTTCATTCAGGAGTATTACATGGTGCGCAAGCCGCGTATCGACAGCGCGGCCAACGCGGACTTCCTGGCTCAGGTCGAGAAGGATAACAAGAATGTGAAGAAAACCGAGTCCGGTCTGCTGTACGAGATCGTACGCGAGGGCGAGGGTGCGAAGCCCGATTCGGCCGACAATGTATTCGTGGCCTACAAGTTGTCCGACCGCAAGGGCAATGTCATCGAGGATCGTGCCGCCGAAGGCGACACGACCAAGCTGAATATGGCCCGCGTGATTCCCGGATGGGCCGAGGGCCTGAAGATGATCGGCAAAGGCGGCAAGATCAAGTTGTGGGTGCCTTCCAATCTGGGATACGGCAGCCGTCCGATGGGCCGTCGCATTCCGGCCAATTCGGTTCTCGTTTTCGACGTGGACTTGCTTGACATTCAGCCGGTAGAGGCTAAGAAATAGTCCGGCAGGCGGAAAACGACTGTCGGAAGGCTTTCCTCCGGAATAGCCTATCGAAAACTGCAACAGATCGAGAAATCGATCTGTTGCTTTTTTGTGCGGTTTGGGGGATCGCCCGTCCGGCGACGATTCCGTCCGTCGGCAGCGATGCTCGCAAAGAGAACGATGAAAAGTCTCCGGATTCGGTCCTGTCTTTTCCCTTCCTGACGACTGTCAGGCGCATATAGTGAAAGCTCCGTCCGCAGGAAACGTTGACCTTGCCGTTCTCCCGTACCCTTGTCTTTTCCGTTGAGCTTTCGTTCGGCGGTTTTCTGTGCGTTGCAGTTTGTTTTTTGTTCGATTGCGATCGCTTCCCCTGCTGCCGGTTAAGTTTCTGCAATGCGTTTCTCGCTTGTCGTTTCCCGTTGCCGAGTTGCGAAACGGGCTGCCGGAATCGTTCCGACAGCCCTTACTCGGATTCGATTTATATGTTCGTTAAATCGTTGGTTTACAACTGCAAAAATATAAAAACGACGATAAAAAACAAAAAATCGGCGTATCTATAGGTTTTTTAGGCTCATGAGGAAATCTTCCTCCGCTTCATACGGAGCTTTGATCGCGTCACTTGTAAAAACGAAGGAATAAATAGGATACCCGTATGCCTTTTGCAGTCATACCGGACTGTATTCCAACGTGTTTATCCGCCGCAATAGGCGGACGAGAAGACGACAACGTTAAAATGACGCCGAATGAAAAAATGTCTGTTATTATGGCTCGCGTTCGTGCTTGCCGCGAGCAACGTGCAAGCTCAGAAAGCGGTGGACTCGATGCGGGTTTTCTACCGTCGGGGCTTTCATGACGTCGATCCGTCGTTCCGGGATAACCGCGCGCGGCTGGATCGTTTCCTGAATTCGGTCGACAGGGCGCTGAAAGAGAACCGCGTCGGAAAGATCGTTATCCGCTCGTATGCCTCCCCCGACGGGACGGCGAAAGCCAACGAGCGGCTGTCGGAGCGCCGGGCGGAGGAGCTCAAAGCCTACCTTGTCCGCGAGGGAAACGTTCCTGCTGCGCTGGTCGAGCACCATGCCGAGGGCATCGCATGGGGGATGCTTCGGGAACGGATCGCCGCTTCCGACGTTTCCTACCGCAGCGAGGTGCTGGATATTCTCGATCGTACGCCCGTATGGATATACGACGCCGAGGGCAAGATCGTCGACGGGCGGAAAAAGCGGCTGATGGATTTGCAGGGGGGAGAGCCTTACCGACACATGCTGGAACATTTTTTCCCCGATTTGCGCAACAGCAGCAATACCGCTCTCTATCTGTGCGTCGAGGCGAAAGGCCCCGAGAAAGAACCGCAGCGAACGGTGTCCGGCATATCCGGAAACGGCGAGGCTCCTCGGCCCGATGCGACCGGCTCGGCCGACGGTTCGGTCTCCCATGCGACGGCGCTGCCTGCCGAGTCGCCCATGGAGAGAATTTCCGGTCCGGTTCATCCGTTTCCTAAGCACGTCATCGGACTGCATGCGGGATACTGCGCTTCGTGGATTGCCTCTTACGGGCTCTCCTCTTCGACGAGACCGGGTTACGAGGCGGGCATGACCTATCGGGTCGGGCTGAGCCGGCGGTTGCCGTTTTATTTCCGGACGGGGTTGACTTTCGTCGGCAAGGGATACGAGATCAACGGATTCGACGACAGCCGTACCACAATGAGCTACTTGCAGATTCCCGTGGGCATCGACTATGCCGTTTCCTTGGGCAGGCGCTGGGCCGTCGTACCCGGGGCGGGACTCTATTATGCCGTCGGCGTGGGCGGCAAGCGCAAAATCGGCCGGGAGGCGGTGTCCGTTTTCGGAAGTCAGGGAGGATTCTCGCGTCACGACATGGGATTCTCGTGCGGCGTGGACTTGACGTTCAGCCGTTTCAGTCTCGGAATCGCTTACGAGGCCGGACTGATCGATATCGACAAGTCCGACACGGTGTACGGGAACGACAGCCGGATGATCGGATACAAAAACGTCAGGAACCGCTGCTTCCTGATCAGGACGGGCGTTAATTTCTAAATTCGGAGAGCGTGATGAAAAAGATAGTAACCCTTTTGATTTTCGGCCTGATGTCCTTGGCGTCCTGCACGGAGTACGACGAAGTGGCCATGTGGAACAAGAACGAGGATATGGGCTCGCGTCTGGCCGCGCTGGAGAGGCTGTGCGATCGGATGAATACCAATATCGTCTCGTTGCAGCGGATCGTCGAAGCGTTGCAGGCCAATGACTACGTGACCGGCGTGGCTCCCGTCGTGGAGAACGGCGAGACGATCGGCTACACGATCTCTTTCAGCCGGAGCGGTCCCGTTACGATCTATCACGGGAAGGACGGACAGAGCGGAGCGACTCCCGTGATCGGCGTGAAACAGGACACGGACGGCCTTTACTATTGGACGCTCGACGGCGAGTGGCTGGAGGACAGTCGCGGCGACCGGGTCGTGGCGCAGGGGCCGGCGGGTCGGTCTGCCTACGAGTTGGCCGTGGAGAACGGCTACCGGGGTACGCTCGAGGAGTGGCTGGCTTCGCTCAGCGGCAATAACGGTTTGTCTGCCTATGAGCTGGCCGTGGAAAACGGCTATCGGGGAACGGAAGAAGAATGGCTCGCCTCGCTCAAGGGCAATACCGGCCAGAACGGTCGGTCTGCCTACGAGCTGGCCGTGGAGAACGGCTACCGGGGCACGCTCGAGGAGTGGCTGGCCTCGCTTAACGGCAACAACGGCCGGTCCGCTTATGAACTGGCCGTGGAAAACGGTTATCGGGGTACGGAAGAGGAATGGCTCGCCTCTCTGAAAGGGACCGCCGGCGACAAAGGCGACGACGGAAACACGCCGAAGCTGAAGATCGAGAACGGCTACTGGTACGTTTCCTACGGAGACGACGACAACTGGGTGCAGTTGGGTCAGGCTATGGGGGAGGACGGACGGCCCGGTCAGGACGGCGATTCGATGTTCAGCGACATCGACGTTTCCGATCCGGACTTTGTTGTTCTGACGCTGGCCGAGACCGGGGAACGGATCAGATTGCCGCGCTACCGGGAGAAGTTCGACCTGCTGTTCGAAAAATCGGATACGGAAAAGGTGAAGGAGATGGAGATCGCCTGCGGGGCGGGAGAAACGGCCGAAGTTCGTTACGAGCTGACGCCTGCCGGAGCGCAGGTC from Alistipes ihumii AP11 carries:
- a CDS encoding agmatinase family protein; the encoded protein is MEEKKTARIPDGFDPNGPGIANGNYFGLPFAPEESSLVLIPVPWDVTVSYREGTALGPGAILDASLQVDLYDVHCPGVWKRGIGTAELDDTWPLRSRMLREEARRVIEHWETGGSPDSESLRRRLRRVNEGAERLEAEVYAEASRWLDAGKTVGVVGGEHSVPLGLIRAVAERHPGLGILHVDAHADLREAYEGFVRSHASIMFNALREAPSLASLVQVGVRDFCDEEARLAADDPRVTMFDGPGLSASKFAGESWHSLCERIVARLPQQVYVSFDIDGLTPQYCPHTGTPVPGGLTFDEAVYLLSRVAASGRRIVGFDLCEVAPAPSGDDEWDANVGARMLYKLCLFALSSE
- the nhaA gene encoding Na+/H+ antiporter NhaA encodes the protein MTRAFDFRHKRNFYNRLARLRKFVRSPWAGGVVLILFTVLALVLANLPWTASAYHHLLEARLRIGFDGFSLDEPLEAWVNDGLMAVFFFYVGLEIKREVIAGRLSGLRQAALPLAAALGGMVFPALIYFAINPSGPYAVGWGVPTATDIAFALGVLSLFGPRVPVSLKVFLTALAVVDDLGAIVLIAVFYSTGIDYGLLAAAGGVFALLLVLNRLNVYRMCLYLIPSILLWVLFLHSGVHATIAGVLIAMTIPATPRYSKRYFGYKSRHCMDDFRRHDREGAEVLSNRAQMEDLERLSRVALQSISPSQRLEHGLHHTVAFFIMPVFALANAGVTVDGLGDLRVLASGQGLGVFLGLVLGKPLGIFLLSRLCVRLGWGALPEGATWRGLLAVSCLGGIGFTMSIFINTLAFGDPVYVASGKIAVLAASFSAIGVSLLGMRFLMRGKALETE
- a CDS encoding FKBP-type peptidyl-prolyl cis-trans isomerase, with product MKKLLILGGAAALVFSSCGTKGGNLKNVTDTLAYTMGMELGEYVKNMDSVMEMKFDLATVVAAMKDVAKGDTSVMTRQQAMDFIQEYYMVRKPRIDSAANADFLAQVEKDNKNVKKTESGLLYEIVREGEGAKPDSADNVFVAYKLSDRKGNVIEDRAAEGDTTKLNMARVIPGWAEGLKMIGKGGKIKLWVPSNLGYGSRPMGRRIPANSVLVFDVDLLDIQPVEAKK
- a CDS encoding outer membrane beta-barrel protein, whose amino-acid sequence is MKKCLLLWLAFVLAASNVQAQKAVDSMRVFYRRGFHDVDPSFRDNRARLDRFLNSVDRALKENRVGKIVIRSYASPDGTAKANERLSERRAEELKAYLVREGNVPAALVEHHAEGIAWGMLRERIAASDVSYRSEVLDILDRTPVWIYDAEGKIVDGRKKRLMDLQGGEPYRHMLEHFFPDLRNSSNTALYLCVEAKGPEKEPQRTVSGISGNGEAPRPDATGSADGSVSHATALPAESPMERISGPVHPFPKHVIGLHAGYCASWIASYGLSSSTRPGYEAGMTYRVGLSRRLPFYFRTGLTFVGKGYEINGFDDSRTTMSYLQIPVGIDYAVSLGRRWAVVPGAGLYYAVGVGGKRKIGREAVSVFGSQGGFSRHDMGFSCGVDLTFSRFSLGIAYEAGLIDIDKSDTVYGNDSRMIGYKNVRNRCFLIRTGVNF